The following are from one region of the Stigmatopora argus isolate UIUO_Sarg chromosome 9, RoL_Sarg_1.0, whole genome shotgun sequence genome:
- the LOC144082982 gene encoding uncharacterized protein LOC144082982, with protein sequence MGDNPVKQEVKNFNVKTLRKIETEEKNILPTQTEIQAEKKMVNEEPCRKEVEDFDVKKLRRTKTEEKNKLPTSVDIETEKTIIKGETCRKEVADFDVKKLRKTTTEEKNKLPTPKDIQDEKKMMKGGRK encoded by the exons ATGGGCGACAATCCAGTAAAACAGGAAGTGAAGAACTTCAACGTGAAGACACTGCGGAAGATAGAAACAGAGGAGAAGAATATACTTCCTACTCAGACGG aAATCCAAGCAGAAAAGAAAATGGTGAACGAAGAAC ctTGCCGGAAGGAAGTAGAGGACTTTGATGTGAAAAAGCTGCGGAGGACAAAAACGGAGGAGAAGAATAAACTTCCAACTTCAGTGG acatcGAGACTGAAAAGACAATAATAAAAGGAGAAA CTTGCCGGAAGGAAGTTGCAGATTTTGATGTGAAAAAGCTGCGAAAGACAACAACAGAAGAGAAGAACAAACTTCCGACTCCAAAGG atattcaggatgaaaagaaaatgatgaaGGGTGGACGTAAatga
- the LOC144082376 gene encoding SLAIN motif-containing protein-like isoform X1 codes for MVVPESAGLVAQPDNVSPPGLEGSILGCKEEMEGAQAGVELEEVRKLQELVHRLEMQNETLRNRGGKNTINRGASSESNLTLAVGIDDRLNCSATSRDLDLSPPLENFTGSSNMFLLPGSIRPEEDEDEDAVEDIGPCAGFLTLTCSGGPRQGQSQTPDSPSQESYESETLAESDSGVEQSALDEVDILDLEDECAELEDEDSWLYVSPKKQVSDAVPESPLKWCRQVLDQRSPETEKACRTLMSRLDQTSRWRNMYSSPSAEAGSAGSGLISPGYHKSTNKSLLTCGSSGACGVPSTMSSQSSIDSELSTSDDSISMGYKLQDLTDVQIMARLQEESLRQDYASSSASASRRSSTTSLQSLRRGGTYSDQEFDNYSLEDEEDEFSPVPQQRHRFTPSPLGSPRCLSPSTSNHGQEHNSRLCAPRARTPRRSLQGPSAELLKFAKSEEELRHSMPNLAPRTSLRSLEAVRNSRSMEANLQSSGNRMSHLTPSPSSGMASSRLRSNGQSPLSLRAPVKAVDPMGSIASRQTSRGLPVIQAPAVSGGRRVQPAASSNGGSYIPGRASTGVGRTAVSRGQSVPTRSKLSQPTRRSLGMVKTAEESWKDGCY; via the exons ATGGTGGTTCCAGAAAGTGCAGGCCTGGTGGCCCAGCCAGATAATGTCAGTCCCCCTGGCCTGGAGGGCTCCATCCTGGGATGCAAGGAAGAGATGGAAGGTGCTCAAGCGGGGGTAGAGCTGGAGGAGGTCCGAAAATTGCAGGAACTTGTTCATAGACTGGAAATGCAGAATGAGACCTTGCGCAACAGGGGCGGCAAAAACACAATCAATCGAGGAGCCAGCAGCGAGAGCAACCTCACATTGGCTGTCGGCATCGACGACCGGCTTAACTGTTCAGCCACCAGCAGAGACTTGGACCTGTCACCCCCACTAGAAAACTTCACTGGCAGCAGCAACATGTTCCTTCTCCCTGGGTCCATCAGACCcgaggaggatgaggatgaagacgCGGTCGAGGATATCGGCCCGTGCGCCGGCTTCCTCACCCTGACCTGTAGTGGAGGGCCAAGACAAGGTCAAAGCCAAACGCCAGATAGTCCATCGCAAGAGAGCTATGAGTCCGAGACACTTGCAGAAAGCGATTCGGGGGTAGAGCAATCGGCTCTTGATGAGGTGGACATTCTTGATTTGGAAGATGAGTGTGCTGAATTGGAAGATGAGGACAGCTG GTTGTACGTGTCACCTAAAAAACAAGTATCTGATGCAGTCCCCGAGTCTCCTCTGAAGTGGTGTCGGCAGGTTTTGGACCAACGGAGCCCAGAAACGGAGAAGGCATGTCGGACCCTCATGAGTCGTTTGGACCAGA CATCCCGGTGGAGGAACATGTACAGCAGCCCATCAGCAGAGGCAGGCTCAGCAGGCTCAGGCCTGATCTCTCCTGGGTACCACAAATCAACTAACAAATCTCTACTAACCTGTGGCAGCTCAG GTGCCTGTGGTGTGCCATCAACCATGAGTTCTCAGTCTTCTATAGATAGCGAGCTCAGTACTTCAGATGACTCAATCTCCATGGGTTATAAACTGCAGGATCTAACAGATGTCCAGATCATGGCTCGTTTACAAGAAGAGA GTCTGAGGCAAGATTACGCTTCTAGTTCAGCGTCTGCTTCACGCCGCAGTTCGACAACATCCCTTCAGTCCCTTCGCCGGGGCGGTACCTACAGCGACCAGGAATTTGACAACTATAGCctggaagatgaagaagatgaaTTCAGCCCTGTCCCTCAGCAACGCCACCGCTTCACTCCCTCTCCTTTAGGCTCACCTCGGTGTTTGTCGCCCTCCACGTCCAACCATGGACAAGAGCACAATAGCAGACTGTGTGCGCCTCGTGCAAGAACTCCCAGACGATCTTTACAGGGGCCTAGCGCGGAGCTTCTCAAATTTGCCAAGAGCGAGG AAGAGTTGAGGCACAGCATGCCTAATCTGGCCCCTCGCACCAGCCTGCGTTCCCTGGAGGCGGTCAGAAACAGCCGCAGCATGGAGGCTAACCTCCAGAGCTCTGGCAATCGCATGTCCCACTTGACTCCCTCCCCATCCTCAG GTATGGCTTCTAGTCGACTGCGGAGCAATGGCCAATCTCCTCTTTCTCTGCGGGCTCCAGTGAAAGCTGTCGACCCCATGGGCTCTATAGCATCTCGTCAGACGTCCAGAGGACTGCCTGTTATTCAAGCACCCGCTGTTTCAGGGGGTCGTCGGGTCCAGCCTGCTGCATCTTCTAACGGCGGATCCTATATACCAGGAAGAGCCTCGACTGGTGTGGGGCGAACCGCAGTGAGCCGAGGACAGTCCGTACCTACCAGAAGTAAACTGTCGCAACCAACCAGAAG GTCGTTGGGCATGGTTAAAACCGCCGAGGAATCCTGGAAAGATGGCTGCTACTGA
- the LOC144082981 gene encoding solute carrier family 25 member 53-like, producing MTGSPKMTQNEDGPRDSKARFQSYFHGGTSTLFSTLIVFPVYKTVFRQQIHNIQVQRAIKQLHKEGFGKLYRGVTPPLLMRTLNGTLLFGLQDTFLRLLSRPTLSVIPASLLPAVAGLGVGMVEAVVFTPFERVQNVLQSGHNDRRLPTLKSVLVRLKVQRFASGYYRAFLPIAARNALGSSLYFGLKGPLSAAVAEQGMSPVASSFFSGTMTSMAVSLTLYPLSVLVANMQVQVQTEVKGVVACWKMLWKSRQRSVLLLYRGGALVILRSCITWGITTAIYDRQQKRSS from the coding sequence ATGACAGGAAGTCCCAAGATGACACAAAATGAAGATGGCCCGAGGGACTCAAAGGCACGTTTCCAAAGCTACTTCCACGGTGGGACCTCAACCTTGTTCTCCACCCTGATTGTATTCCCGGTCTACAAGACTGTTTTCCGCCAACAAATCCACAATATCCAGGTTCAAAGGGCAATAAAGCAGCTCCACAAAGAAGGTTTTGGGAAGCTCTACAGGGGGGTAACGCCCCCATTACTCATGAGGACGCTCAATGGAACACTGCTCTTTGGACTCCAGGATACCTTCCTTCGCCTGTTGTCCCGACCAACCTTGAGTGTCATACCCGCCTCTTTGCTTCCTGCCGTGGCGGGTCTCGGCGTAGGAATGGTGGAGGCGGTCGTCTTTACCCCGTTTGAGCGCGTCCAGAATGTGTTGCAGAGCGGGCACAATGACCGCCGCTTACCAACGCTGAAGAGTGTTCTTGTAAGGTTGAAGGTTCAGAGGTTTGCTTCCGGTTACTACCGGGCCTTCCTGCCCATTGCGGCTCGTAACGCCTTAGGCAGCTCTCtttattttggtttgaagggGCCCTTGAGTGCCGCCGTGGCCGAGCAGGGGATGTCTCCCGTTgcatcttccttcttttctggaACAATGACTTCGATGGCCGTCAGCCTGACCCTGTACCCTCTGTCTGTGCTGGTGGCAAACATGCAGGTGCAAGTTCAGACTGAGGTGAAAGGGGTGGTGGCTTGCTGGAAGATGCTGTGGAAATCCCGGCAGAGGAGTGTTCTATTACTCTACCGGGGTGGTGCTTTGGTGATTCTCCGATCGTGCATCACCTGGGGAATCACCACAGCCATCTATGACAGGCAGCAAAAACGCTCATCTTGA
- the LOC144082376 gene encoding SLAIN motif-containing protein-like isoform X2, translating into MVVPESAGLVAQPDNVSPPGLEGSILGCKEEMEGAQAGVELEEVRKLQELVHRLEMQNETLRNRGGKNTINRGASSESNLTLAVGIDDRLNCSATSRDLDLSPPLENFTGSSNMFLLPGSIRPEEDEDEDAVEDIGPCAGFLTLTCSGGPRQGQSQTPDSPSQESYESETLAESDSGVEQSALDEVDILDLEDECAELEDEDSWLYVSPKKQVSDAVPESPLKWCRQVLDQRSPETEKACRTLMSRLDQTSRWRNMYSSPSAEAGSAGSGLISPGYHKSTNKSLLTCGSSGACGVPSTMSSQSSIDSELSTSDDSISMGYKLQDLTDVQIMARLQEESLRQDYASSSASASRRSSTTSLQSLRRGGTYSDQEFDNYSLEDEEDEFSPVPQQRHRFTPSPLGSPRCLSPSTSNHGQEHNSRLCAPRARTPRRSLQGPSAELLKFAKSEELRHSMPNLAPRTSLRSLEAVRNSRSMEANLQSSGNRMSHLTPSPSSGMASSRLRSNGQSPLSLRAPVKAVDPMGSIASRQTSRGLPVIQAPAVSGGRRVQPAASSNGGSYIPGRASTGVGRTAVSRGQSVPTRSKLSQPTRRSLGMVKTAEESWKDGCY; encoded by the exons ATGGTGGTTCCAGAAAGTGCAGGCCTGGTGGCCCAGCCAGATAATGTCAGTCCCCCTGGCCTGGAGGGCTCCATCCTGGGATGCAAGGAAGAGATGGAAGGTGCTCAAGCGGGGGTAGAGCTGGAGGAGGTCCGAAAATTGCAGGAACTTGTTCATAGACTGGAAATGCAGAATGAGACCTTGCGCAACAGGGGCGGCAAAAACACAATCAATCGAGGAGCCAGCAGCGAGAGCAACCTCACATTGGCTGTCGGCATCGACGACCGGCTTAACTGTTCAGCCACCAGCAGAGACTTGGACCTGTCACCCCCACTAGAAAACTTCACTGGCAGCAGCAACATGTTCCTTCTCCCTGGGTCCATCAGACCcgaggaggatgaggatgaagacgCGGTCGAGGATATCGGCCCGTGCGCCGGCTTCCTCACCCTGACCTGTAGTGGAGGGCCAAGACAAGGTCAAAGCCAAACGCCAGATAGTCCATCGCAAGAGAGCTATGAGTCCGAGACACTTGCAGAAAGCGATTCGGGGGTAGAGCAATCGGCTCTTGATGAGGTGGACATTCTTGATTTGGAAGATGAGTGTGCTGAATTGGAAGATGAGGACAGCTG GTTGTACGTGTCACCTAAAAAACAAGTATCTGATGCAGTCCCCGAGTCTCCTCTGAAGTGGTGTCGGCAGGTTTTGGACCAACGGAGCCCAGAAACGGAGAAGGCATGTCGGACCCTCATGAGTCGTTTGGACCAGA CATCCCGGTGGAGGAACATGTACAGCAGCCCATCAGCAGAGGCAGGCTCAGCAGGCTCAGGCCTGATCTCTCCTGGGTACCACAAATCAACTAACAAATCTCTACTAACCTGTGGCAGCTCAG GTGCCTGTGGTGTGCCATCAACCATGAGTTCTCAGTCTTCTATAGATAGCGAGCTCAGTACTTCAGATGACTCAATCTCCATGGGTTATAAACTGCAGGATCTAACAGATGTCCAGATCATGGCTCGTTTACAAGAAGAGA GTCTGAGGCAAGATTACGCTTCTAGTTCAGCGTCTGCTTCACGCCGCAGTTCGACAACATCCCTTCAGTCCCTTCGCCGGGGCGGTACCTACAGCGACCAGGAATTTGACAACTATAGCctggaagatgaagaagatgaaTTCAGCCCTGTCCCTCAGCAACGCCACCGCTTCACTCCCTCTCCTTTAGGCTCACCTCGGTGTTTGTCGCCCTCCACGTCCAACCATGGACAAGAGCACAATAGCAGACTGTGTGCGCCTCGTGCAAGAACTCCCAGACGATCTTTACAGGGGCCTAGCGCGGAGCTTCTCAAATTTGCCAAGAGCGAGG AGTTGAGGCACAGCATGCCTAATCTGGCCCCTCGCACCAGCCTGCGTTCCCTGGAGGCGGTCAGAAACAGCCGCAGCATGGAGGCTAACCTCCAGAGCTCTGGCAATCGCATGTCCCACTTGACTCCCTCCCCATCCTCAG GTATGGCTTCTAGTCGACTGCGGAGCAATGGCCAATCTCCTCTTTCTCTGCGGGCTCCAGTGAAAGCTGTCGACCCCATGGGCTCTATAGCATCTCGTCAGACGTCCAGAGGACTGCCTGTTATTCAAGCACCCGCTGTTTCAGGGGGTCGTCGGGTCCAGCCTGCTGCATCTTCTAACGGCGGATCCTATATACCAGGAAGAGCCTCGACTGGTGTGGGGCGAACCGCAGTGAGCCGAGGACAGTCCGTACCTACCAGAAGTAAACTGTCGCAACCAACCAGAAG GTCGTTGGGCATGGTTAAAACCGCCGAGGAATCCTGGAAAGATGGCTGCTACTGA